A single region of the Lysinibacillus sp. B2A1 genome encodes:
- the rnmV gene encoding ribonuclease M5 — protein sequence MQIKEIIVVEGKDDTTAIKRAVQADTIETNGSAISEETLKRIQHAQDKRGVIVFTDPDYPGRRIRAIIEERVKGVKHAFLPKAKTIAKNGKGLGIEHAADEDIRKALQQVYTPNSEEQITDDITLEDLMTARLIGHPQAKYRRDRLGELLNIGATNGKQLHKRLKMFQITEQQFGAVVAQLDQEENNA from the coding sequence TTGCAAATAAAAGAAATCATTGTGGTTGAGGGGAAAGATGATACAACTGCCATTAAAAGAGCTGTACAGGCAGATACTATAGAAACAAATGGTTCAGCAATTTCAGAAGAAACGCTGAAGCGAATTCAGCATGCACAGGATAAAAGAGGTGTAATTGTTTTTACTGATCCTGATTATCCAGGACGTCGAATTCGTGCAATTATAGAAGAGCGTGTGAAAGGTGTTAAGCATGCTTTCTTACCAAAAGCAAAAACGATTGCCAAAAACGGTAAAGGGCTTGGAATTGAGCACGCAGCAGATGAGGATATACGTAAGGCACTACAACAGGTCTATACGCCAAATAGTGAAGAGCAGATTACTGATGATATAACGCTAGAAGATTTAATGACAGCACGTTTAATTGGACATCCACAGGCAAAATATCGTCGGGATCGTCTTGGGGAGCTGTTGAATATTGGCGCAACAAATGGTAAGCAGCTTCACAAAAGATTGAAAATGTTTCAAATTACAGAACAGCAATTTGGTGCGGTCGTCGCACAGCTAGATCAGGAGGAAAACAATGCATAA
- a CDS encoding 16S rRNA (adenine(1518)-N(6)/adenine(1519)-N(6))-dimethyltransferase: MHKDIATPIRTQEILKKYGFSFKKSLGQNFLIDPNILRNIVSHANLTENSGAIEVGPGIGALTEHLARSAKKVVSFEIDQRLLPVLEDTLSPYNNVTIVHSDILKADVLKVIEEEMPGIEDIMVVANLPYYVTTPILMKLLNDRLPIRGFVVMMQKEVADRITAKPGTKEYGSLSIAIQYYVKADIAMMVPKTVFMPQPNVDSAVIRLIKHDEPPVKVIDEDFLFVVTRASFVQRRKTIFNNLQSGLPNGKQYKEKILEALTAVNIEPTRRGETLSIQEFGKLADALYPTFVK; the protein is encoded by the coding sequence ATGCATAAGGATATTGCAACACCAATCAGAACGCAAGAAATTTTAAAAAAATATGGATTTTCATTTAAAAAAAGCTTAGGTCAAAATTTTTTAATAGACCCAAACATCTTAAGAAATATTGTTAGTCATGCAAATTTAACTGAAAATAGTGGTGCAATTGAGGTTGGTCCTGGCATTGGAGCATTAACAGAACACTTAGCTAGAAGTGCAAAAAAGGTGGTATCCTTTGAAATTGATCAGCGGCTATTACCAGTATTAGAAGATACTTTAAGTCCATATAATAATGTGACGATTGTACATTCAGATATTTTAAAGGCAGATGTTCTTAAAGTAATTGAGGAAGAGATGCCAGGTATTGAGGATATTATGGTAGTAGCTAATTTGCCATATTATGTGACAACCCCAATTTTGATGAAATTGCTAAATGACCGCTTACCAATAAGAGGCTTTGTCGTCATGATGCAAAAGGAGGTTGCAGATCGTATAACAGCCAAACCAGGAACGAAAGAGTATGGTTCATTATCGATAGCAATCCAATATTATGTGAAGGCTGATATTGCTATGATGGTGCCAAAAACTGTATTCATGCCGCAGCCAAATGTAGATTCTGCGGTCATTCGCTTAATTAAGCATGATGAACCCCCTGTAAAAGTGATAGATGAGGATTTCTTATTTGTTGTGACACGTGCATCCTTTGTGCAGCGAAGAAAAACAATCTTCAATAATTTGCAATCAGGTTTACCGAATGGAAAGCAGTATAAAGAGAAAATTTTAGAGGCTTTAACAGCAGTTAATATAGAGCCAACTCGACGAGGAGAAACACTTAGCATTCAAGAGTTTGGAAAATTAGCGGATGCGCTCTATCCGACATTTGTAAAGTAA
- a CDS encoding ABC transporter permease, giving the protein MPKTLADIKKSLDCHLGKRLQLRANGGRKKTVECAGILRETYRAIFVVELDQEDNTCKRVSYSYTDILTEAVEITFLDEAKAAVAK; this is encoded by the coding sequence ATGCCAAAAACTTTAGCGGACATTAAAAAGTCGTTGGATTGTCATTTGGGTAAACGTTTGCAGTTAAGAGCAAACGGAGGTCGCAAGAAAACGGTCGAGTGTGCAGGGATATTGCGTGAGACATATCGTGCTATCTTTGTAGTTGAGCTTGATCAAGAGGACAATACGTGCAAGCGCGTATCGTATAGCTACACAGATATTTTAACTGAAGCAGTAGAGATTACTTTTTTAGACGAAGCAAAAGCTGCTGTCGCAAAATAG
- a CDS encoding small, acid-soluble spore protein, alpha/beta type — MPRKGIMSPRLKEEIAKELGFYDVVQREGWGGIKARDAGNMVKRAIEMAERASNEQDHNK, encoded by the coding sequence ATGCCTAGAAAAGGTATCATGTCACCTCGATTAAAAGAAGAGATCGCAAAAGAGCTTGGATTTTATGATGTTGTGCAACGAGAAGGCTGGGGCGGCATTAAAGCTCGTGACGCAGGTAATATGGTCAAACGTGCCATAGAAATGGCTGAACGAGCAAGTAATGAGCAAGACCACAATAAGTAG